The following proteins come from a genomic window of Liolophura sinensis isolate JHLJ2023 chromosome 13, CUHK_Ljap_v2, whole genome shotgun sequence:
- the LOC135480540 gene encoding LOW QUALITY PROTEIN: general transcription factor IIH subunit 4-like (The sequence of the model RefSeq protein was modified relative to this genomic sequence to represent the inferred CDS: inserted 1 base in 1 codon): MSAAAASTGTLNCKNLYSYLRSLSPLVLDKLYSHPATCLAVFRELPELARLYVMRILFVEQPVPQAVVSLWVDNHYQEEHRMASKQLSDLHVWQEQPIPGGMPGWILKNTYRKNLKVALLGGGSPWLGGAVLTADKYAKDIPFLDSYALERWECVLKFMVGTSEGSEGVSRDVVEILLHSGLMKGEASEPTPSITSXGLQFLLMETSQQVWFFMLQYLDNVETRGMDLVECLSFLFQLSFSTLGKDYSTEGMNESQMKFLQHLREFGLVYQRKRKSQRYYPTRLAINLASGLNKSNTDVHRTGFIVVETNYRVYAYTDSPLQVALIALFCEMLYRFPNLSIGNLSRDSVRQALTRGITAEQIVNFLRSHAHPNMMKNKPVLPPTITDQIRLWELERDRLKFSEGVLYNQFLSQSDFDLLKDYAEDMGVLTWSNPTKRMMVVTRAGHDDVKKFWKRQRQNNS, encoded by the exons ATGTCGGCTGCTGCCGCGAGCACGGGGACATTAAACTGTAAGAATTTGTATTCGTATTTGCGTAGCTTGTCCCCGCTCGTGCTCGATAAGCTGTACAGTCATCCAGCAACATGTCTGGCAGTCTTCAG agAGTTACCCGAGCTGGCGAGGCTGTATGTGATGAGAATCCTGTTTGTGGAGCAGCCAGTCCCTCAggcagttgtctccctttgggTCGATAATCATTATCAAGA GGAGCACCGTATGGCCAGCAAGCAGCTGTCTGATTTACATGTGTGGCAGGAGCAGCCTATTCCAGGGGGCATGCCAGGCTGGATCCTGAAAAATACATACAGGAAGAACCTCAAGGTGGCCCTGTTAGGAGG GGGCTCTCCTTGGCTCGGGGGTGCTGTCCTAACAGCTGATAAATACGCCAAAGATATCCCATTTCTGGATTCTTATGCATTAGAAAGATGGGAG TGTGTGCTGAAATTCATGGTGGGGACCAGTGAGGGTTCAGAAGGGGTGAGCCGCGATGTCGTGGAAATCCTCCTGCACTCAGGGCTCATGAAGGG AGAAGCATCAGAGCCAACCCCATCCATCACAT TTGGGCTTCAGTTTCTCCTGATGGAGACAAGTCAGCAGGTCTGGTTCTTCATGTTACAGTACTTGGACAATGTTG AGACGAGAGGAATGGATCTAGTGGAatgtctttcatttttatttcaactcaGCTTTTCTACCTTAGGAAAG GATTACTCCACAGAGGGCATGAATGAGTCACAAATGAAGTTTTTACAACATCTCCGTGAGTTTGGACTCGTCTACCAAAGAAAG CGTAAATCTCAGAGATACTATCCCACCAGGCTCGCAATCAACCTGGCCTCTGGCCTTAACAAATCCAACACAGATGTCCACCGTACAGGATTCATCGTTGTTGAAACAAACTACAGGGTTTACGCCtacacag atTCTCCTCTACAAGTTGCCTTAATTGCTCTCTTCTGTGAAATGTTGTACAG ATTCCCAAACTTGAGCATAGGTAACTTGTCACGTGACAGTGTGAGACAGGCACTGACAAGGGGGATAACTGCTGAGCAG ATTGTCAATTTCCTGAGGAGCCATGCTCACCCGAATATGATGAAAAAT AAACCTGTGTTGCCGCCCACCATCACAGATCAGATACGACTGTGGGAGCTGGAGCGCGACAGACTGAAGTTCTCAGAGGGTGTCCTCTACAACCAGTTCCTCTCACAGAGTGATTTTGACCTTCTCAAGGACTATGCTGAG GATATGGGTGTGTTAACATGGTCAAATCCCACCAAACGAATGATGGTTGTCACAAGGGCAGGTCATGATGATGTCAAGAAGTTCTGGAAGCGACAACGTCAGAACAACAGCTGA